Proteins encoded by one window of Mycolicibacterium cosmeticum:
- the lepA gene encoding translation elongation factor 4 → MSNFADQTFTAPAQIRNFCIIAHIDHGKSTLADRMLQLTGVVDDRSMRAQYLDRMDIERERGITIKAQNVRLPWKVGDEQFVLHLIDTPGHVDFTYEVSRALEACEGAVLLVDAAQGIEAQTLANLYLALDRDLTIIPVLNKIDLPAADPDRYAGEIAHIIGCEPSDVLRVSGKTGAGVAELLDAVVAQVPAPTGDPDAPTRAMIFDSVYDIYRGVVTYVRVVDGKITPREKIAMMSTGATHELLEVGIVSPEPKASAGLGVGEVGYLITGVKDVRQSKVGDTVTTARNGAKEALTGYREPKPMVYSGLYPVDGSDYPNLREALDKLQLNDAALTYEPETSVALGFGFRCGFLGLLHMEITRERLEREFNLDLISTSPNVVYRVIKEDNSELIVTNPSDWPEGKVRTVYEPVVKTTVIAPSEFIGTIMELCQSRRGELQGMDYLSPERVELRYTMPLGEIIFDFFDSLKSRTRGYASLDYEEAGEQEADLVKVDILLQGEAVDAFSAIVHKDGASAYGNKMTTKLKELIPRQQFEVPVQAAIGSRIIARENIRAIRKDVLSKCYGGDITRKRKLLEKQKEGKKRMKTIGRVDVPQEAFVAALSTDASADKPKK, encoded by the coding sequence ATCAGCAATTTCGCCGACCAGACGTTCACCGCGCCGGCGCAGATACGGAACTTCTGCATCATCGCCCACATCGACCACGGCAAATCGACGCTGGCCGACCGGATGTTGCAGCTCACCGGCGTCGTCGACGACCGCTCCATGCGGGCCCAGTACCTGGACCGGATGGATATCGAGCGTGAGCGCGGCATCACCATCAAGGCCCAGAACGTGCGGCTGCCCTGGAAGGTCGGGGATGAGCAATTCGTGCTGCATCTGATCGACACCCCCGGCCACGTCGACTTCACCTATGAGGTGTCCCGGGCGTTGGAGGCCTGCGAGGGCGCGGTGCTGCTGGTCGACGCCGCCCAAGGCATCGAGGCGCAGACCCTGGCCAACCTGTACCTGGCGCTGGACCGCGACCTGACCATCATCCCGGTGCTCAACAAGATCGACCTGCCGGCCGCCGACCCGGACCGCTACGCCGGCGAGATCGCCCACATCATCGGCTGCGAACCCTCCGACGTGCTGCGGGTGTCCGGCAAGACCGGCGCCGGGGTGGCCGAGCTGCTCGACGCCGTGGTCGCGCAGGTGCCGGCCCCGACCGGCGATCCGGACGCGCCCACCCGAGCGATGATCTTCGACTCGGTGTACGACATCTACCGCGGCGTGGTCACCTACGTCCGCGTCGTGGACGGCAAGATCACCCCGCGCGAGAAGATCGCGATGATGTCCACCGGCGCCACCCACGAACTGCTCGAGGTCGGCATCGTCTCACCCGAACCCAAGGCCAGCGCCGGTCTGGGCGTCGGCGAGGTGGGCTACCTGATCACCGGGGTGAAGGACGTCCGCCAATCCAAGGTCGGGGACACCGTCACCACGGCCCGCAACGGCGCCAAGGAGGCGCTGACTGGTTACCGCGAACCCAAGCCGATGGTCTACTCGGGCCTGTACCCGGTGGACGGGTCGGATTACCCCAACCTGCGCGAAGCCCTGGACAAGCTGCAGCTCAACGACGCCGCGCTGACCTACGAGCCGGAGACCTCGGTGGCCCTGGGCTTCGGTTTCCGGTGCGGCTTCCTCGGGCTGCTGCACATGGAGATCACCCGGGAGCGGCTGGAACGCGAGTTCAATCTGGACCTGATCTCCACCTCGCCGAACGTCGTGTACCGGGTGATCAAGGAAGACAATTCCGAGCTGATCGTCACCAACCCGTCGGACTGGCCCGAGGGCAAGGTCCGCACCGTCTACGAGCCGGTGGTCAAGACGACGGTCATCGCACCGAGCGAGTTCATCGGCACCATCATGGAGCTGTGCCAGTCTCGCCGCGGTGAGTTGCAGGGCATGGACTATCTGTCCCCGGAACGCGTCGAACTGCGCTACACCATGCCGCTCGGTGAGATCATCTTCGACTTCTTCGACTCGCTGAAGTCGCGCACCCGCGGCTACGCCAGCCTGGACTACGAGGAGGCCGGCGAGCAGGAGGCCGACCTGGTCAAGGTCGACATCCTGTTGCAGGGTGAGGCCGTCGACGCATTCAGCGCCATCGTCCACAAGGACGGCGCGTCGGCCTACGGCAACAAGATGACCACCAAGCTCAAGGAGCTGATCCCGCGCCAGCAGTTCGAGGTGCCGGTGCAGGCGGCCATCGGGTCGAGAATCATTGCTCGCGAGAACATCCGGGCCATCCGTAAGGACGTGCTGTCCAAGTGCTACGGCGGTGACATCACCCGCAAGCGCAAGCTGCTGGAGAAGCAGAAGGAAGGCAAGAAGCGGATGAAGACCATCGGGCGGGTGGACGTGCCGCAGGAGGCCTTCGTCGCCGCGCTGTCCACCGACGCGAGCGCGGACAAGCCAAAGAAGTGA
- a CDS encoding sensor domain-containing protein encodes MNSAAKPCRSLLALSGMAAAALLLTGCVSTVTGVAVRDRNAAPADVPPLKESQLDRVLLSVREINTVMGASDMEITSELDQMTDHSRDISDPDCLGAIYGAEQPVYDGSGWTSVRDQVAREPEEDNQHWAEQTVVLYPSADKAQRFWEKSESTWKQCGGSAVSVDDGQSSYTWQLDDLEVKDQIITQRTMQEDAGGWECQHAMSYVSNVTVEAWACSYGINDEAAGIVQKMIDNAGKKK; translated from the coding sequence GTGAACAGCGCCGCAAAACCATGCCGTAGCCTGCTGGCCCTGTCGGGCATGGCCGCCGCGGCCCTCCTGCTGACCGGATGTGTCAGCACGGTGACCGGTGTTGCGGTCCGCGACCGCAATGCGGCCCCCGCCGATGTGCCGCCGCTCAAAGAGTCCCAGCTGGATCGGGTGCTGTTGTCGGTGCGCGAGATCAACACGGTCATGGGCGCCAGCGACATGGAGATCACCAGCGAGCTGGATCAGATGACCGATCATTCCCGGGACATCTCGGATCCGGACTGTCTGGGTGCCATCTACGGCGCCGAACAACCGGTGTACGACGGCAGCGGGTGGACCTCGGTGCGCGACCAGGTGGCGCGCGAGCCGGAAGAGGACAACCAGCACTGGGCCGAACAGACGGTGGTGCTGTATCCCAGCGCGGACAAGGCACAGCGGTTCTGGGAGAAATCCGAGTCGACGTGGAAGCAGTGCGGTGGTTCGGCGGTATCGGTGGATGACGGGCAGTCCAGCTACACCTGGCAGCTCGACGATCTGGAGGTCAAAGACCAGATCATCACGCAGCGCACCATGCAGGAGGACGCCGGCGGCTGGGAATGCCAGCACGCCATGTCGTATGTCTCCAATGTGACCGTCGAGGCGTGGGCGTGCTCGTACGGAATCAACGACGAAGCGGCCGGCATCGTGCAGAAGATGATCGACAACGCCGGCAAGAAGAAGTAG
- a CDS encoding NtaA/DmoA family FMN-dependent monooxygenase (This protein belongs to a clade of FMN-dependent monooxygenases, within a broader family of flavin-dependent oxidoreductases, the luciferase-like monooxygenase (LMM) family, some of whose members use coenzyme F420 rather than FMN.), giving the protein MSKELHLLAFGNTRSAGPWRHPDADNSTAGVRRRLIEHAQTAEAGTFDALFFADGLNYGPPATWAYKIPEDFEPLTATAALSSVTERIGLVVTGSATLQAPYHLARQLLSLDHLSGGRAGWNLVTSFARAAADNFSARGVVDHDERYAVAEEALQVVRALWDGWGEDTIVEDRAAGIFHDVNKIRVTDHHGAYFDVKGPLGASRSVQGQPVLFQAGSSPTGRSFAAKHAEVIFTSHGNRARAQEFYRQIHAQARAFGRNRPPLITPSFRYVIGSTEDEARRAQQDEYTYFSPEYQAGWLLEVEVDVTGADLDGPVPASAFPDSTETHQTALAGYRALAAESPTVREFLYRTVNGWGAGVVGTPERIADEIEEWFTEGAADGFVLRDSGLPGQTELFVEQVVPVLRKRGLFRHEYSGTTLRSHLGLEVPVRS; this is encoded by the coding sequence GTGTCGAAAGAACTCCATCTGCTTGCCTTCGGGAACACCCGGTCCGCCGGGCCCTGGCGTCATCCCGACGCCGACAACAGCACCGCCGGGGTGCGGCGCCGACTCATCGAGCACGCGCAGACCGCCGAGGCCGGCACGTTCGACGCGCTGTTCTTCGCCGACGGGCTGAACTATGGGCCGCCGGCCACCTGGGCGTACAAGATCCCGGAGGACTTCGAGCCCCTGACGGCGACCGCCGCGCTGTCCTCGGTGACCGAACGGATCGGGTTGGTGGTCACCGGGTCGGCCACCCTGCAGGCGCCCTATCACCTTGCCCGCCAACTGCTCTCACTGGATCACCTGAGCGGGGGCCGGGCCGGCTGGAACCTGGTCACCAGTTTCGCGCGGGCCGCGGCGGACAACTTCAGCGCCCGCGGTGTGGTGGACCACGACGAACGGTACGCCGTCGCCGAAGAAGCGCTCCAGGTGGTGCGCGCGCTGTGGGACGGCTGGGGTGAAGACACCATCGTCGAAGACCGCGCCGCCGGGATCTTCCACGATGTCAACAAGATCCGGGTGACCGACCACCACGGCGCCTACTTCGACGTCAAAGGTCCGCTCGGCGCCTCCCGCTCGGTGCAGGGTCAGCCCGTCCTGTTCCAGGCCGGATCGTCGCCCACCGGAAGATCTTTCGCCGCCAAGCATGCCGAAGTGATCTTCACCAGCCACGGCAACCGAGCCCGGGCTCAGGAGTTCTACCGGCAGATCCACGCGCAGGCACGGGCGTTCGGGCGCAACCGGCCGCCGCTGATCACCCCGTCCTTCCGTTATGTCATCGGCTCCACCGAGGACGAGGCGCGGCGCGCACAGCAAGACGAATACACCTACTTCAGCCCCGAATACCAGGCCGGCTGGCTGCTGGAGGTGGAGGTCGACGTCACCGGGGCCGACCTGGACGGGCCGGTGCCGGCCTCGGCCTTCCCGGATTCGACCGAGACGCACCAGACCGCGCTGGCCGGTTACCGGGCGCTGGCCGCCGAGAGCCCGACGGTGCGGGAATTCCTGTACCGCACCGTGAACGGGTGGGGTGCGGGCGTGGTGGGGACGCCGGAACGGATCGCCGACGAGATCGAGGAATGGTTCACCGAGGGCGCCGCGGACGGTTTCGTGCTGCGCGACTCCGGGCTGCCGGGGCAGACCGAACTGTTCGTCGAGCAGGTGGTGCCGGTGTTGCGTAAACGCGGCCTGTTCCGCCACGAATACTCCGGCACCACGTTGCGGTCGCACCTCGGCCTGGAAGTGCCGGTTCGGTCGTGA
- a CDS encoding GNAT family N-acetyltransferase — MTLVHESGVGSWSTTAVTPLDFPHIADFLATTPGIAGRKFAADSRDVAEQLGGAFPGAVTAVRDETGRVRGYAALHQPHGLQPELLADFVFDPATPVPVVDGTVGSVVARFRREAADIPDAFLRSFIGTDQPAARTTLIRHGATEEGRFIRTRKPLDGADVDELAALTLPGLTYLSWPEVLDRGLAEQVRRLQYETFLEHFGNMSKTPEIFAQHIASRSFTPDFSNAVINTDGDVVGYVLGSTYTHLAGAVEERSAHTDYIGVRRDQRRAGIGEFLLRKVWLAALRRGVGIASLGTDINNASKAHLLYERLGYVAVERQAAYRIDFHHIDREGPTT, encoded by the coding sequence GTGACCCTCGTGCATGAAAGCGGTGTCGGCAGCTGGTCGACCACGGCCGTGACACCGCTGGACTTCCCGCACATCGCCGACTTCCTGGCCACCACACCGGGCATCGCCGGACGCAAGTTCGCCGCCGACTCCCGCGATGTCGCCGAGCAACTCGGCGGCGCCTTCCCCGGCGCCGTGACCGCGGTACGCGACGAGACGGGACGGGTCCGCGGGTACGCGGCGCTGCACCAGCCCCACGGTTTGCAGCCGGAACTGCTGGCCGACTTCGTCTTCGACCCGGCCACGCCCGTGCCGGTCGTCGACGGCACCGTCGGATCGGTGGTCGCCCGATTCCGCCGGGAGGCCGCCGACATCCCAGATGCGTTCCTGCGCAGCTTCATCGGCACCGACCAGCCGGCGGCCCGCACCACCCTGATCCGGCACGGCGCCACCGAGGAAGGCCGCTTCATCCGGACGCGGAAACCGCTCGACGGTGCGGACGTCGACGAGCTGGCGGCGCTGACCCTGCCCGGGTTGACCTACCTCAGCTGGCCGGAGGTGCTCGACCGAGGCCTGGCCGAACAGGTACGCCGGCTGCAGTACGAGACCTTCCTCGAGCATTTCGGCAACATGTCCAAGACGCCGGAGATCTTCGCCCAGCACATCGCCAGCCGGTCGTTCACACCGGATTTCAGCAATGCGGTGATCAACACCGACGGCGACGTGGTGGGGTACGTGCTGGGCAGCACGTACACGCACCTCGCCGGGGCCGTCGAGGAACGCAGCGCCCACACCGACTACATCGGCGTGCGCCGCGACCAGCGCCGGGCCGGCATCGGCGAATTCCTGTTGCGCAAGGTGTGGCTGGCGGCGCTGCGCCGTGGCGTCGGCATCGCCTCGCTGGGTACCGACATCAACAACGCCAGTAAGGCGCATCTGCTCTACGAGCGGCTGGGGTACGTCGCCGTCGAGCGCCAGGCCGCCTACCGCATCGACTTCCACCACATCGACCGCGAAGGGCCCACCACATGA
- a CDS encoding type II toxin-antitoxin system PemK/MazF family toxin encodes MASQWKTFQRLAGHLVFNEAPKLIRQLPSPERVLQQGIKIGLDVLAGSPAQQTPAITAGRPVTNASVPTAQRARRIIYSPDLDGQADPGEIVWTWVVYEDDPTRGKDRPVLVVGRDRNVLLGLMLSSQDYHADDKDWVAIGTGTWDYDGRPSWVRLDRVLDVPEDGIRREGAILDRDRFELVAARLRADFSWS; translated from the coding sequence ATGGCGTCGCAGTGGAAAACCTTCCAGCGCCTCGCGGGACACCTCGTCTTCAACGAAGCGCCGAAACTCATCCGCCAATTGCCCTCACCGGAGCGGGTGCTGCAGCAGGGCATCAAGATCGGCTTGGACGTGCTGGCCGGGTCACCGGCCCAACAGACCCCCGCGATCACCGCTGGCCGACCCGTCACCAACGCGAGCGTGCCCACCGCGCAGCGCGCGCGGCGCATCATCTACTCCCCCGACCTCGACGGTCAGGCCGATCCCGGCGAGATCGTGTGGACCTGGGTGGTCTACGAGGACGACCCGACCCGGGGCAAGGACCGGCCCGTTCTGGTGGTCGGCCGCGACCGCAATGTGCTGCTCGGGCTGATGCTGTCCAGCCAGGACTACCACGCCGACGACAAGGACTGGGTCGCCATCGGCACCGGCACCTGGGATTACGACGGCCGGCCCAGCTGGGTGCGCCTGGACCGGGTGCTCGACGTGCCCGAGGACGGTATCCGCCGCGAGGGCGCAATCCTGGACCGCGACCGGTTCGAGCTGGTCGCCGCCCGGCTCCGCGCCGACTTCTCCTGGTCCTGA
- a CDS encoding APC family permease, whose product MSAPTRVELGGRALSTAEGHGLERGALGFWGVFAQGLAAAAPSVAVATVPFSLFLAAGNGSSWAVIVGLVITVLIAATISFQAKRTVSSGSLGTYAGNGLGPGFAYAAGFSLLVGYIGFATTGTLGGVVYLDAFLESIGLGSQAAWFRLLLVVVIVGLGIYLPYRGAAIAARYELVFELVAIASILVIIVGSYLAYGARIDWEQWNPAHLGHSTTYVAAVVAVGSYAGFESVASLGAEAKDAHRTIGRSLLRVVLLLGVLYIVATYPQILFFDSVDGDKAILPQLAESAGVPWVNQLVSGTVAVAFIVFVTAVTTAAARSLFTFAHEGALPAALARVHPKYKTPWVGIVFIGALAFVFSTVATFSSSGRVVFEVYGGYVATWGFLTSYLLVVIATPIWLYKIRALTPLRLVVSVAATLALGYVFFSNFYPVPDFPFNILPLIFAGILLAGLAWYWYLKRTNPEVARRVGTIQTLSEAEQQRLIDEGLLGAPDDGATERGDVKEAATP is encoded by the coding sequence ATGTCGGCACCGACTCGGGTGGAGCTGGGCGGTCGCGCCCTGTCGACCGCGGAAGGGCACGGTCTGGAGCGCGGTGCGCTGGGGTTCTGGGGTGTGTTCGCCCAAGGACTGGCCGCGGCGGCGCCCAGCGTCGCGGTGGCCACCGTGCCCTTCTCACTGTTCCTCGCCGCCGGCAACGGTTCGTCGTGGGCCGTCATCGTCGGCCTGGTCATCACGGTCCTGATCGCCGCCACCATCAGTTTCCAGGCCAAACGCACCGTGTCCTCCGGCTCGCTGGGCACCTACGCCGGCAACGGGCTGGGCCCCGGCTTCGCCTACGCCGCCGGGTTCAGCCTGCTGGTCGGTTACATCGGCTTCGCGACCACCGGAACCCTGGGCGGGGTCGTCTACCTCGACGCATTCCTGGAATCCATCGGATTGGGTTCACAGGCAGCCTGGTTCCGGCTGCTGCTGGTGGTGGTCATCGTCGGGCTGGGTATCTACCTGCCGTACCGCGGCGCTGCCATCGCCGCCAGGTACGAGCTGGTCTTCGAACTTGTCGCGATCGCGTCGATCCTGGTGATCATCGTCGGGTCGTACCTCGCGTACGGGGCCCGGATCGACTGGGAGCAGTGGAATCCGGCGCACCTGGGGCACAGCACCACCTACGTCGCCGCCGTGGTGGCGGTCGGCTCCTACGCCGGCTTCGAGAGCGTCGCCTCGCTCGGCGCGGAAGCCAAGGACGCGCATCGCACCATCGGCCGCTCGCTGCTGCGGGTGGTGCTGCTGCTGGGCGTGCTGTACATCGTCGCGACCTACCCGCAGATCCTGTTCTTCGATTCCGTCGACGGGGACAAGGCGATCCTGCCGCAGCTCGCCGAGTCGGCCGGGGTCCCGTGGGTCAACCAGCTTGTCAGCGGCACCGTCGCCGTCGCCTTCATCGTCTTCGTCACCGCGGTCACCACCGCCGCCGCCCGGTCCCTGTTCACCTTCGCGCACGAGGGCGCCCTGCCGGCAGCGTTGGCCAGGGTGCACCCGAAATACAAGACGCCGTGGGTGGGCATCGTCTTCATCGGTGCGCTGGCGTTCGTCTTCTCCACGGTGGCGACGTTCAGCTCGTCCGGTCGCGTGGTGTTCGAGGTATACGGCGGCTACGTCGCCACCTGGGGCTTTTTGACCAGCTACCTGCTGGTGGTCATCGCCACGCCGATCTGGCTGTACAAGATCAGGGCGCTGACCCCGCTGCGGTTGGTGGTGTCGGTGGCCGCCACGCTGGCCCTCGGGTACGTCTTCTTCAGCAACTTCTATCCGGTCCCCGACTTCCCGTTCAACATCCTGCCGCTGATCTTCGCCGGGATCCTGCTGGCCGGTCTGGCCTGGTACTGGTACCTCAAGCGCACCAACCCCGAGGTGGCCCGCCGCGTCGGCACCATCCAGACCCTGTCGGAGGCCGAACAGCAGCGCCTGATCGACGAGGGCTTGCTCGGCGCGCCCGACGACGGTGCCACCGAGCGCGGCGATGTGAAAGAGGCTGCAACACCGTGA
- a CDS encoding acyl-CoA dehydrogenase family protein, producing the protein MSSPARYLQAPTADLDDLRARFAPAFQKIAEANLERERERTFPHEQVRLLNDAGFGTLRIPVQHGGFGASLRQVFLLLADLGEADANVAHIWRNHLAFVEDRLNAPVSETNDTWIERFRAGQFVGGGWTEANNVTLTNLVTTVSAEDDHYRVTGAKFYATGSLYADWLDVLGRGDDGELLTALVRADDPGVTLVDDWDGFGQRTTASGTARYDGVRAERGDVFPAAERFAYQGHFYQTAMLSVLTGITRAALRDGSTALLGRRRNYPQGLTEVPSDDAQLLAVIGEVSADAFAAEAALARAGEALDRIDASAEDAKRRLIDAEVAVTQAQLVIIAAALRATTTVFDALGASGVSEQRGLDRHWRNARTLASHNPRVYKARILGDYLINGKDPVSNLAALGRGGQGN; encoded by the coding sequence ATGAGTTCCCCCGCACGCTATCTGCAGGCGCCGACCGCCGATCTCGACGACCTGCGGGCGCGGTTCGCGCCGGCGTTTCAGAAGATCGCCGAGGCGAACCTGGAACGTGAGCGGGAGCGCACCTTCCCGCACGAGCAGGTGCGGCTGCTCAACGATGCCGGATTCGGCACCCTGCGTATCCCGGTGCAGCACGGCGGATTCGGCGCGTCGCTGCGGCAGGTGTTCCTGCTGCTGGCCGATCTGGGGGAGGCCGACGCGAACGTCGCGCACATCTGGCGCAACCACCTGGCATTCGTGGAAGACCGGTTGAACGCACCGGTGTCGGAGACCAACGACACCTGGATCGAGCGGTTCCGGGCCGGCCAGTTCGTCGGCGGCGGCTGGACCGAGGCCAACAACGTCACGCTGACCAACCTGGTCACCACGGTGTCCGCCGAGGATGACCACTACCGGGTGACGGGTGCGAAGTTCTACGCCACGGGCAGCCTGTACGCCGACTGGCTCGACGTACTGGGCCGCGGTGACGACGGTGAGCTACTGACCGCGCTGGTACGCGCCGATGATCCCGGGGTGACGTTGGTCGACGACTGGGATGGCTTCGGTCAGCGCACCACCGCCAGCGGCACCGCGCGTTATGACGGGGTGCGGGCCGAGCGCGGCGATGTGTTCCCGGCCGCCGAACGGTTCGCCTATCAGGGCCACTTCTACCAGACGGCCATGCTGTCGGTGCTGACCGGAATCACCAGGGCGGCACTGCGGGACGGGTCGACGGCGCTGCTCGGCCGTCGACGCAACTACCCGCAGGGGCTCACCGAGGTGCCGTCCGACGATGCGCAACTGTTGGCCGTCATCGGTGAGGTGTCCGCCGACGCGTTCGCCGCCGAGGCCGCGCTGGCCAGGGCGGGGGAGGCGCTGGACCGCATCGATGCGTCCGCCGAGGACGCCAAGCGACGCCTGATCGACGCCGAGGTGGCGGTGACCCAGGCGCAGCTGGTCATCATCGCCGCCGCCCTGCGCGCCACCACCACCGTCTTCGACGCGCTCGGTGCGTCCGGGGTGTCCGAACAGCGTGGGCTGGACCGGCATTGGCGCAACGCGCGGACCCTGGCGTCGCACAATCCGCGGGTGTACAAGGCGCGCATCCTCGGCGACTATCTGATCAACGGCAAGGATCCGGTGTCCAACCTGGCCGCGCTGGGCCGCGGCGGTCAGGGCAACTAG
- a CDS encoding ABC transporter ATP-binding protein yields the protein MSLRALEVTWSRSGHVVLDGVTVDPEPGSTLGLLGPNGSGKSSLLRLLAGVDRPDSGAVTLDGAVLHRLSRRAVARRVAMVGQHADTDLHITVREVVRLGRIPHAGPVGGDRDTDHAVRAALAATGLTDMAGRHWHTLSGGERQRVQIARALAQQPGELLLDEPTNHLDIAHQLDILALVRALDVTTVVALHDLNLAAMFCDHLVVLSDGRVVAAGTPLQVLTERLVAEVYRVACDITVVDGRPCVRYTAPSR from the coding sequence ATGAGCCTGCGGGCGCTGGAGGTGACGTGGAGCCGCTCGGGGCATGTGGTGCTCGACGGTGTCACGGTGGACCCCGAACCGGGCAGCACGCTGGGTCTGCTGGGCCCGAACGGGTCGGGGAAGTCGTCGCTGTTACGGCTGCTGGCCGGCGTGGACCGGCCGGACTCCGGTGCGGTCACCCTCGACGGCGCGGTGCTGCACCGGCTGTCGCGCCGGGCCGTGGCGCGGCGGGTGGCGATGGTCGGTCAGCATGCCGATACCGATCTGCACATCACGGTGCGCGAGGTGGTGCGGCTGGGCCGCATCCCACACGCCGGGCCGGTCGGGGGTGACCGGGACACCGACCACGCGGTGCGGGCGGCCCTGGCGGCGACCGGACTGACGGACATGGCCGGCCGGCACTGGCACACCCTGTCCGGCGGGGAGCGTCAGCGGGTGCAGATCGCCCGTGCGCTCGCGCAGCAACCCGGCGAACTCTTGCTCGACGAGCCGACCAATCACCTGGACATCGCCCATCAACTCGACATCCTCGCCTTGGTACGGGCCCTCGATGTCACGACGGTGGTCGCCCTGCACGACCTCAACCTGGCCGCGATGTTCTGCGATCACCTGGTGGTGTTATCCGATGGGCGGGTGGTGGCCGCGGGCACGCCACTGCAGGTGCTCACCGAACGGCTGGTCGCCGAGGTCTACCGGGTCGCGTGCGACATCACCGTCGTCGATGGACGCCCGTGTGTTCGGTACACCGCCCCGAGTCGGTGA
- a CDS encoding LLM class flavin-dependent oxidoreductase, with protein sequence MTEPFVLAGFTMSTVSHGNFGLWRHPQDQTSRYTELRYWVELAQLLDTGGFDALFIADAVGQLDVFGGNADAALTRAVQTPVTDPLLAVSAMAAATEHLGFGITVSTTYESPYLLARKFSTLDHLTGGRIGWNVVTSLLDSAARNIIGRDRQIPHDERYAIAQEFLEVTYKLWEGSWEPGAVRRDRDRGVYTDATKVHQIGHEGTYFSVPGAHLVEPSPQRTPVLFQAGTSPAGREFAARNAELVFASDPRPDVLRTNIDDIRRRAVAHGRRPDAIKFLTSVEIVVDSTDAAAQAKVADLARFHDLEAGLVLLSALSGVDWSEYGVDRPIEQFDTDASRSILAAVADPEARHRITLRDYVGGLGGFGGELFVGSASTVADALEGYAQHTGVDGFNIVYHVTPGSFADVAEHLIPELRRRGRAREAGGATTLRQRIFGTESAYLPADHPGTAFRRQKIPSI encoded by the coding sequence GTGACCGAGCCCTTCGTCCTCGCCGGCTTCACCATGTCGACGGTGTCGCACGGCAACTTCGGGCTGTGGCGCCACCCGCAGGACCAGACGTCGCGCTACACCGAGCTGAGGTACTGGGTGGAATTGGCCCAGCTGCTCGACACCGGCGGATTCGACGCCCTGTTCATCGCCGACGCGGTCGGTCAACTGGATGTGTTCGGCGGCAATGCCGATGCCGCGCTGACGCGTGCGGTGCAGACGCCGGTCACCGATCCGCTGCTGGCCGTATCGGCCATGGCGGCGGCCACCGAACACCTCGGCTTCGGCATCACGGTGTCCACCACCTACGAGAGCCCGTACCTGCTGGCCCGGAAGTTCAGCACGCTGGACCACCTCACCGGTGGCCGCATCGGCTGGAATGTGGTGACCTCGCTGCTGGACAGCGCGGCGCGCAACATCATCGGCCGGGACCGGCAGATCCCGCACGACGAGCGCTACGCCATCGCCCAGGAATTCCTCGAAGTCACCTACAAGCTGTGGGAGGGCTCGTGGGAGCCGGGTGCGGTGCGCCGTGATCGTGACCGCGGCGTGTACACCGATGCCACCAAGGTGCACCAGATCGGGCACGAGGGCACGTACTTCAGCGTTCCCGGTGCCCACCTGGTCGAGCCCTCCCCGCAACGCACCCCGGTGCTGTTCCAGGCCGGAACTTCCCCGGCGGGACGCGAATTCGCCGCGCGCAATGCCGAGTTGGTGTTCGCCAGCGACCCCAGGCCCGACGTGTTGCGCACCAATATCGACGACATCCGACGCCGCGCCGTGGCTCACGGCAGGCGGCCGGACGCGATCAAGTTCCTCACCTCGGTCGAGATCGTGGTGGACAGCACCGATGCGGCGGCCCAGGCCAAGGTGGCCGATCTGGCACGCTTCCACGACCTGGAGGCCGGTCTGGTGCTGCTGTCGGCTCTGTCGGGTGTCGACTGGTCCGAGTACGGCGTGGACCGGCCGATCGAGCAGTTCGACACCGACGCCAGCCGATCGATCCTGGCCGCTGTGGCCGATCCGGAGGCGCGCCACCGGATCACCCTGCGCGACTACGTCGGCGGGCTGGGCGGGTTCGGCGGTGAGCTGTTCGTCGGGTCCGCCTCGACGGTGGCCGACGCACTGGAGGGTTACGCGCAACACACCGGTGTCGACGGTTTCAACATCGTCTACCACGTCACCCCGGGCAGTTTCGCCGATGTCGCCGAACATCTGATCCCGGAGCTACGGCGGCGCGGCCGGGCGCGCGAGGCGGGCGGCGCCACGACGTTGCGGCAGCGGATCTTCGGCACGGAATCCGCGTACCTGCCCGCCGATCACCCGGGCACCGCCTTCCGGCGGCAAAAAATCCCGTCGATTTGA